Proteins encoded in a region of the Synechococcus sp. BIOS-U3-1 genome:
- the rpsJ gene encoding 30S ribosomal protein S10, translating to MSTAIAQQKIRIRLKAFDRRMLDLSCDKIIETADNTAATAIGPIPLPTKRKIYCVLRSPHVDKDSREHFETRTHRRIIDIYSPSAKTIDALMKLDLPSGVDIEVKL from the coding sequence ATGTCCACTGCAATTGCCCAGCAGAAGATCCGCATCCGCTTGAAGGCGTTTGACCGCCGCATGCTGGATCTGTCTTGCGACAAGATCATTGAAACCGCCGATAACACAGCAGCCACTGCTATTGGCCCCATTCCGCTCCCAACCAAGCGCAAGATTTATTGCGTACTCCGCTCCCCTCACGTGGACAAAGATTCACGCGAACATTTCGAGACCCGCACTCATCGCCGAATCATTGATATTTACAGCCCTTCGGCCAAGACGATTGATGCCTTGATGAAGCTCGATCTGCCCAGCGGAGTGGATATTGAGGTGAAGCTCTGA
- the tuf gene encoding elongation factor Tu: MAREKFERNKPHVNIGTIGHVDHGKTTLTAAITNVLAKKGQAEVQNYADIDGAPEERERGITINTAHVEYETDSRHYAHVDCPGHADYVKNMITGAAQMDGAILVCAATDGPMAQTKEHILLAKQVGVPALVVALNKCDMVDDEEIIELVEMEIRELLSSYDFPGDDIPVIQVSGLKAIEGEAAWEAKIEELMAAVDASIPEPEREVDKPFLMAIEDVFSITGRGTVATGRIERGIVKVGEEVEVVGIRDPRKTTVTGVEMFRKLLDEGMAGDNVGLLLRGIQKEDIERGMVLVKPGSITPHTKFEGQVYVLKKEEGGRHTPFFAGYRPQFYIRTTDVTGQITAFTAEDGSNVEMVMPGDNIQMTGELICPVAMEMGMRFAIREGGRTIGAGVVSKIIE, from the coding sequence ATGGCACGCGAGAAGTTCGAAAGGAACAAGCCCCACGTCAACATCGGCACCATTGGCCACGTTGACCACGGCAAGACAACCCTGACCGCCGCGATCACCAATGTGCTCGCCAAAAAGGGACAGGCAGAGGTCCAGAACTACGCCGATATTGACGGTGCTCCTGAGGAGCGTGAGCGCGGCATCACCATCAACACCGCTCACGTCGAATACGAGACCGACTCCCGTCATTACGCCCACGTGGACTGCCCCGGTCACGCGGACTACGTCAAGAACATGATCACCGGTGCCGCTCAGATGGACGGCGCCATTCTCGTTTGTGCCGCCACCGACGGCCCCATGGCTCAGACCAAGGAGCACATTCTGCTGGCCAAGCAAGTGGGTGTACCTGCTCTGGTCGTTGCACTAAATAAGTGCGACATGGTTGATGACGAAGAGATCATCGAACTGGTGGAGATGGAGATCCGCGAACTGCTCTCCAGCTACGACTTCCCAGGCGACGATATCCCTGTGATTCAGGTCTCAGGCCTGAAGGCGATTGAAGGCGAAGCTGCGTGGGAAGCCAAGATCGAAGAACTGATGGCGGCAGTTGATGCCAGCATTCCCGAGCCCGAACGCGAAGTCGATAAGCCCTTCCTCATGGCCATTGAGGATGTTTTCTCCATCACTGGCCGTGGCACCGTTGCGACAGGCCGAATCGAGCGCGGCATTGTGAAAGTTGGCGAAGAAGTCGAAGTCGTCGGCATTAGAGATCCTCGGAAAACCACCGTCACCGGCGTGGAAATGTTCCGCAAGCTTCTCGATGAGGGCATGGCTGGAGACAATGTCGGTCTACTGCTTCGCGGCATTCAGAAAGAAGACATCGAGCGCGGCATGGTGCTCGTCAAGCCTGGCTCGATCACCCCTCACACCAAGTTTGAGGGTCAGGTTTACGTTCTCAAAAAGGAAGAAGGTGGTCGCCATACACCTTTCTTCGCTGGCTACCGCCCGCAGTTCTACATCCGTACCACCGACGTGACCGGCCAGATCACCGCCTTCACAGCGGAAGATGGCAGCAACGTGGAAATGGTGATGCCCGGAGACAATATCCAGATGACTGGCGAATTGATCTGCCCAGTCGCCATGGAAATGGGCATGCGTTTTGCCATCCGTGAGGGTGGTCGCACCATTGGTGCAGGCGTGGTCTCCAAGATCATCGAGTGA
- a CDS encoding methyltransferase domain-containing protein gives MSLSTFLVPAAIGLVVVAGTYALWTRRSRTYHSSDSVASAYDAWTEDRLLETLWGEHVHLGHYGDPPMRRDFRRAKADFVHELVHWSGLDRLPPGSRVLDVGCGIGGSARILARDYGFDVLGISISPAQIQRATDLTPDNLSCRFDVMDALNLNLADAEFDGVWSVEAGPHMPDKQRFADELLRVLKPGGALAVADWNRRDPRDGALDARERWVMHQLLTQWAHPEFASIPGFQHNLECSGQRRGLIDTDDWTRATLPSWNDSILEGFRRPSAVLRLGPPALLQGLRETPTMMLMRWAFARGMMQFGVFRLATD, from the coding sequence ATGTCTCTCTCCACTTTTTTAGTTCCGGCCGCGATCGGGCTCGTCGTCGTTGCAGGTACCTACGCACTCTGGACTCGACGCAGCCGGACTTATCACTCCAGTGACAGTGTCGCGTCTGCGTATGACGCTTGGACTGAAGACCGTCTGCTCGAAACCCTTTGGGGTGAGCACGTTCATCTAGGACATTACGGTGATCCTCCAATGCGACGGGATTTCCGTCGCGCCAAAGCCGATTTTGTGCACGAATTGGTGCATTGGAGTGGGTTGGATCGCTTGCCTCCCGGCTCACGAGTGCTCGATGTGGGCTGCGGGATTGGCGGTAGCGCCAGGATTCTTGCCAGGGACTATGGCTTTGACGTGCTTGGAATCAGCATCAGTCCCGCACAGATCCAACGGGCTACGGATCTAACGCCGGACAACCTGTCCTGCCGCTTCGACGTAATGGACGCGCTGAACCTGAATCTTGCGGACGCTGAATTCGATGGTGTGTGGAGTGTGGAGGCAGGCCCACACATGCCAGACAAACAACGGTTTGCTGATGAACTTCTCCGGGTTCTGAAGCCAGGTGGAGCTCTGGCTGTCGCCGATTGGAACCGTCGCGATCCTCGCGACGGTGCTCTGGATGCTCGCGAGCGCTGGGTGATGCACCAGCTGCTGACTCAGTGGGCTCATCCTGAATTCGCCAGCATCCCGGGGTTCCAGCACAACCTGGAATGCAGCGGTCAGCGCAGGGGGCTAATCGACACAGATGACTGGACCAGAGCAACTCTTCCTTCTTGGAACGATTCGATCCTGGAGGGATTTCGCCGCCCCTCAGCGGTGCTCAGACTCGGCCCACCCGCCTTACTCCAAGGCCTGCGTGAAACGCCCACGATGATGCTGATGCGCTGGGCGTTCGCTCGGGGAATGATGCAGTTCGGCGTCTTTCGGCTCGCCACTGATTAG
- a CDS encoding LON peptidase substrate-binding domain-containing protein yields the protein MADLSVRELPLFPLPDVVLFPSDVLPLHIFESRYRMMLQSVLESDRRFGIVRWDPRSQSMATVGCCAEVIQHQTGDDGRSNIVTLGQQRFRVLNVTRETPFRSAMVSWIEDEPEIDLEQLHTLSGSVTQALKDVVELTGKLTDSPTALPDDLPDLPRELSFWIGAHLGGPVADQQQELLELTSTRIRLEQEFEMLDETRRQLAARTVLRDTLSSADSGNG from the coding sequence GTGGCTGACCTGTCCGTCAGAGAACTTCCTCTCTTTCCTCTGCCGGATGTCGTTCTATTCCCCAGCGACGTGCTGCCACTGCACATTTTTGAGTCGCGCTATCGCATGATGCTGCAGAGCGTTCTCGAAAGCGATCGACGCTTTGGAATCGTTCGTTGGGATCCCCGCAGCCAGAGCATGGCGACAGTCGGCTGTTGTGCAGAAGTGATTCAGCATCAGACAGGCGACGACGGTCGCAGCAACATTGTGACGCTTGGACAACAGCGCTTCAGGGTTCTGAATGTGACTCGAGAGACTCCCTTTCGCAGCGCCATGGTGAGCTGGATCGAGGATGAGCCAGAAATCGACCTCGAACAACTTCATACCCTCAGTGGTTCCGTCACCCAAGCCCTGAAAGACGTTGTTGAGCTGACAGGAAAGCTCACAGACTCTCCCACCGCACTTCCAGACGATTTGCCCGACCTTCCAAGGGAACTGTCGTTTTGGATCGGTGCTCACCTCGGCGGCCCCGTAGCAGATCAACAGCAGGAACTTCTGGAGCTCACGAGTACCCGTATCCGGCTGGAACAGGAGTTCGAAATGCTCGATGAAACCCGTCGTCAGTTGGCAGCACGCACGGTCCTCCGCGACACCCTCTCCTCCGCCGATTCGGGCAACGGTTGA